In a genomic window of Bradyrhizobium sp. LLZ17:
- the rpsQ gene encoding 30S ribosomal protein S17: MPKRTLQGVVVSDKTAKTVVVRVDRRFTHPIYKKTIRRSKNYHAHDEGNEFKPGDVVWIEESKPISKLKRWIVIRGEHKKSA; encoded by the coding sequence ATGCCAAAACGTACTTTGCAAGGCGTGGTCGTCAGCGACAAGACAGCCAAAACCGTCGTGGTGCGCGTCGACCGCCGCTTCACGCACCCGATCTACAAGAAGACGATCCGCCGTTCGAAGAACTACCACGCGCACGACGAAGGCAACGAGTTCAAGCCGGGCGATGTGGTGTGGATCGAGGAATCGAAGCCGATTTCGAAGTTGAAGCGCTGGATCGTGATCCGGGGCGAACACAAGAAAAGCGCCTGA